Proteins co-encoded in one Arachis hypogaea cultivar Tifrunner chromosome 11, arahy.Tifrunner.gnm2.J5K5, whole genome shotgun sequence genomic window:
- the LOC112723696 gene encoding GCN5-related N-acetyltransferase 6, chloroplastic isoform X2, producing MPCSVSIAIQTPEFQSLFIQVSPTRTCKCRRISASWTTAMDSNFSPTMSNKKKKELSVQLPSSAPPIPKFETSRFCDLHFDRLQPSDQELDQHSRFEFGQFVARQALLDEEYWTAAWLRAESHWENRPYERYTDHYKRKFADQEFHAIKRRCRVQIVPNGESCTCIITVRKEQKNVKRSIIKSVVGTLDLNIRYMLQGETFPGERAKAPPFCGINKTPSSRYGYISNLCVAKSARRQGIASNMLHFAVESAKSIGVARIFAHVDRNNGAAQSLYKNMGFEIVEMANALLLDEQTYLLRLQT from the exons ATGCCTTGTTCCGTTTCGATTGCAATTCAGACACCGGAATTCCAGAGTTTGTTCATCCAAGTTTCTCCCACTCGTACTTGCAAATGCCGACGAATCTCTGCTTCTTGGACCAC GGCTATGGATTCCAATTTTTCTCCAACGATgagcaacaagaagaagaaggaacttTCGGTTCAGCTTCCGAGTTCAGCGCCGCCAATCCCAAAGTTCGAAACTTCGAGGTTCTGTGATCTTCACTTTGACCGATTACAGCCATCGGATCAAGAATTGGATCAGCATAGTAGGTTCGAATTTGGCCAATTCGTTGCACGACAAGCCCTCCTTGATGAAGAGTATTGG ACAGCAGCATGGCTGAGGGCAGAAAGTCATTGGGAGAATCGACCATATGAACG ATATACTGATCATTATAAAAGGAAATTTGCAGATCAG GAATTTCATGCAATAAAACGGCGGTGTAGGGTGCAAATTGTGCCAAATGGGGAGAGTTGCACTTGCATTATCACG GTGAGGAAAGAGCAAAAGAATGTAAAACGCTCAATAATTAAAAGTGTTGTTGGGACCCTTGATTTGAATATCCGGTACATGCTGCAAGGAGAGACTTTTCCTGGG GAACGAGCGAAGGCTCCTCCATTCTGCGGCATCAACAAAACACCATCAAGCAGATATGGCTACATTTCAAACTTGTGTGTTGCCAAATCAGCACGACGCCAGGGGATTGCAAGCAACATGCTCCATTTTGCTGTTGAATCTGCAAAATCCATAG GTGTAGCACGTATATTTGCACATGTGGATAGAAATAATGGAGCTGCACAATCATTGTACAAGAACATGGGCTTTGAG ATCGTTGAAATGGCAAACGCACTGTTGTTAGATGAGCAAACATACTTGCTCCGTTTACAGACGTAA
- the LOC112723696 gene encoding GCN5-related N-acetyltransferase 6, chloroplastic isoform X1, which produces MPCSVSIAIQTPEFQSLFIQVSPTRTCKCRRISASWTTAMDSNFSPTMSNKKKKELSVQLPSSAPPIPKFETSRFCDLHFDRLQPSDQELDQHSRFEFGQFVARQALLDEEYWTAAWLRAESHWENRPYERYTDHYKRKFADQEFHAIKRRCRVQIVPNGESCTCIITVRKEQKNVKRSIIKSVVGTLDLNIRYMLQGETFPGERAKAPPFCGINKTPSSRYGYISNLCVAKSARRQGIASNMLHFAVESAKSIAGVARIFAHVDRNNGAAQSLYKNMGFEIVEMANALLLDEQTYLLRLQT; this is translated from the exons ATGCCTTGTTCCGTTTCGATTGCAATTCAGACACCGGAATTCCAGAGTTTGTTCATCCAAGTTTCTCCCACTCGTACTTGCAAATGCCGACGAATCTCTGCTTCTTGGACCAC GGCTATGGATTCCAATTTTTCTCCAACGATgagcaacaagaagaagaaggaacttTCGGTTCAGCTTCCGAGTTCAGCGCCGCCAATCCCAAAGTTCGAAACTTCGAGGTTCTGTGATCTTCACTTTGACCGATTACAGCCATCGGATCAAGAATTGGATCAGCATAGTAGGTTCGAATTTGGCCAATTCGTTGCACGACAAGCCCTCCTTGATGAAGAGTATTGG ACAGCAGCATGGCTGAGGGCAGAAAGTCATTGGGAGAATCGACCATATGAACG ATATACTGATCATTATAAAAGGAAATTTGCAGATCAG GAATTTCATGCAATAAAACGGCGGTGTAGGGTGCAAATTGTGCCAAATGGGGAGAGTTGCACTTGCATTATCACG GTGAGGAAAGAGCAAAAGAATGTAAAACGCTCAATAATTAAAAGTGTTGTTGGGACCCTTGATTTGAATATCCGGTACATGCTGCAAGGAGAGACTTTTCCTGGG GAACGAGCGAAGGCTCCTCCATTCTGCGGCATCAACAAAACACCATCAAGCAGATATGGCTACATTTCAAACTTGTGTGTTGCCAAATCAGCACGACGCCAGGGGATTGCAAGCAACATGCTCCATTTTGCTGTTGAATCTGCAAAATCCATAG CAGGTGTAGCACGTATATTTGCACATGTGGATAGAAATAATGGAGCTGCACAATCATTGTACAAGAACATGGGCTTTGAG ATCGTTGAAATGGCAAACGCACTGTTGTTAGATGAGCAAACATACTTGCTCCGTTTACAGACGTAA
- the LOC112723698 gene encoding uncharacterized protein, giving the protein MASSKHRNACSFTTILLICLNLSLFVISAASFAPTILLKMPPTSFGMAFFMVSGISILSSLVGFYSQLTYLCFLTHISLVLASLVGQILTILALFTREKASLSLLKSPRDPKEAKFLVRMECGALMAMCMLQVVVLVLSCAVHSCWVKDYEELEAEKEAMARKRSRKMAKVQEESMANGTKIAQCKTKELDENMKSKNEQWVKTDFEP; this is encoded by the coding sequence ATGGCATCTTCCAAGCATAGAAACGCATGCTCCTTCACCACCATCCTCCTTATCTGTTTGAACTTGTCACTGTTTGTAATCTCCGCAGCCTCTTTTGCTCCCACAATCCTCCTCAAGATGCCCCCAACCTCCTTCGGCATGGCGTTCTTCATGGTCTCCGGCATCTCAATTCTCTCATCCCTTGTGGGGTTCTACTCCCAGCTCACATACTTATGCTTCCTCACCCACATTTCCCTTGTATTAGCCTCATTGGTAGGTCAAATTCTCACCATATTAGCCTTGTTTACAAGAGAGAAAGCAAGCCTGTCTCTGCTTAAGTCGCCTCGAGACCCGAAAGAAGCTAAGTTCTTGGTGAGGATGGAATGCGGGGCTTTGATGGCAATGTGCATGTTGCAGGTGGTTGTGTTGGTCCTGAGTTGTGCAGTGCATAGTTGTTGGGTCAAAGACTATGAGGAGCTGGAAGCAGAGAAGGAAGCCATGGCTAGGAAGAGAAGCAGAAAGATGGCAAAAGTGCAAGAGGAATCCATGGCTAATGGAACCAAAATTGCACAGTGCAAAACCAAGGAGTTGGATGAGAACATGAAAAGCAAAAATGAGCAGTGGGTGAAGACTGATTTTGAACCCTGA
- the LOC112723699 gene encoding uncharacterized protein, with amino-acid sequence MESAATNGEEASSWDELYNINLIPSELFVKFRKEVQGIRVGLNMEFYNTPINEYQAKLVLKPLTPEWKWKLIYEPIHQDVRILSKKIPVTKFLNLQVGVGHNFQMHATGWKWKLTTCLGGDGVSRIRNKTSVGLFPGFDLRFGWRADYVLPEITGALGTDEPLFNMQSGRLQASLDRVEAILTHTDSV; translated from the exons ATGGAGTCAGCGGCGACGAACGGGGAAGAAGCGAGTTCATGGGATGAGTTGTACAACATCAATCTAATCCCTTCTGAGTTGTTTGTGAAGTTTCGCAAAGAAGTTCAGGGCATTCGAGTTGGTCTCAATATGGAG TTCTATAATACTCCCATCAATGAATATCAAGCCAAGCTTGTATTGAAGCCTTTAACTCCTGAATGGAAGTGGAAGCTAATTTACGAGCCTATTCATCAAGATGTTCGCATTCTCTCCAAAAAGATCCCTGTCACCAAATTTCTGAATCTTCAG GTTGGTGTAGGACACAATTTTCAAATGCATGCTACGGGTTGGAAATGGAAGCTCACTACATGTTTAGGTGGAGATGGTGTATCCCGAATTCGAAATAAGACTTCAGTTGGCTTGTTTCCAGGCTTTGATTTACGATTCGGATGGAGGGCAGACTATGTTCTCCCTGAAATTACTGG GGCTCTAGGTACCGATGAACCACTGTTCAACATGCAGTCTGGACGGCTTCAAGCATCACTTGATAGAGTTGAAGCCATCTTAACCCATACTGATTCTGTTTGA
- the LOC112723697 gene encoding uncharacterized protein: MDPLGNRNHNHKPYCSSFTVSEEEFKVFHRIDREVYTTLTMDLKRDPSECMQVMGMWLWLERIGFRNVVYKILSFPTPLINDLAEETLTCLNAMLPSSLEGAIDSIPLLQSVLDKDISLQFLHQHRADAVQGVAKMVEEVCIRAFSDIKMMVMQQQHREENRNNGGGGGGGGGGGEVVPAEARTMFVTFSKGYRVEERELRDFLTMAYGDCIEALYMQEVQHPNHQSLFARIVFRRASTIDVILRGATKVKFSINGRDVWARKFVPKNSTSSLNIRI, translated from the coding sequence ATGGACCCTCTTGGGAATCGCAATCATAACCATAAACCTTATTGTTCTTCGTTCACGGTATCGGAAGAGGAGTTCAAAGTGTTCCACAGAATAGACAGAGAGGTGTACACAACACTTACCATGGACCTCAAGCGGGACCCATCGGAATGCATGCAAGTGATGGGGATGTGGCTCTGGCTCGAGAGGATTGGGTTTCGCAACGTCGTGTACAAGATACTTTCATTTCCCACCCCCTTAATAAACGACCTTGCAGAAGAGACACTTACATGCCTCAACGCCATGCTACCTTCTTCTTTAGAAGGAGCCATAGACAGCATTCCTCTGCTTCAGAGCGTCTTGGACAAGGACATCTCGCTCCAGTTCTTGCACCAGCATCGCGCCGACGCAGTGCAGGGAGTGGCGAAAATGGTGGAAGAAGTGTGCATCAGAGCCTTCAGTGACATCAAGATGATGGTGATGCAGCAGCAGCACAGGGAAGAGAACAGGAAcaacggtggtggtggtggtggtggtggtggtggtggtgaagtGGTTCCGGCAGAGGCGAGGACGATGTTTGTGACGTTCTCGAAAGGGTACAGAGTGGAGGAGAGGGAACTAAGGGACTTCTTGACAATGGCGTATGGAGATTGCATTGAAGCATTGTACATGCAGGAGGTGCAGCACCCAAACCATCAATCCCTCTTCGCTCGAATTGTATTTCGAAGGGCATCCACCATTGACGTCATACTCAGGGGTGCAACCAAGGTTAAGTTTAGCATCAATGGCAGAGATGTATGGGCCAGAAAGTTTGTGCCAAAAAACTCTACTTCTAGTTTGAATATCAGAATTTAA
- the LOC112723700 gene encoding cellulose synthase-like protein D4 yields the protein MLKPPSPDPLLGSADDKIIDFAEVDIRLPMFVYVSREKRPGYDHNKKAGAMNALVRASAILSNGPFILNLDCDHYIYNCKAVREGMCFMMDRGGENICYIQFPQRFEGIDPSDRYANHNTVFFDGNMRALDGLQGPVYVGTGCMFRRFALYGFNPPLVDQVNPKKGESESEMQALSASEFDRDLDVNLLPKRFGNYTMLAESIPIAEFQGRPLADHPAVKYGRPPGALRVPRDPLDATTVAEAVSVISCWYEDKTEWGYRVGWIYGSVTEDVVTGYRMHNRGWRSVYCVTKRDSFRGSAPINLTDRLHQVLRWATGSVEIFFSKNNALLASRRLNFLQRLAYLNVGIYPFTSVFLIVYCFLPALSLFSGFFIVQTLSIAFLIYLLTITICLVLLAILEVKWSGVELEQWWRNEQFWLISGTSAHFAAVVQGLLKVIAGIEINFTLTSKSAAEDDEDIYADLYIVKWSSLMIPPIVIAMVNIIAIVVAFSRTIFSVYPDWSKFIGGAFFSFWVLAHLYPFAKGLMGRRGKTPTIVYVWAGLVAITISLLWIAISPPKGGAKGVKTEFQFP from the exons ATGTTGAAGCCGCCAAGTCCTGATCCATTGTTAGGAAGTGCAGATGACAAGATCATAGACTTTGCAGAAGTAGATATACGATTACCAATGTTTGTGTATGTATCTCGAGAGAAACGCCCGGGTTACGATCACAACAAGAAAGCAGGTGCCATGAATGCACTAGTTCGAGCATCCGCGATTCTGTCGAATGGGCCATTCATTCTGAACCTTGACTGTGACCACTACATCTATAATTGCAAGGCGGTGCGAGAAGGAATGTGCTTCATGATGGATAGAGGTGGTGAAAACATATGCTATATCCAATTCCCAcagaggtttgaaggaattgatCCTTCAGATCGCTATGCCAACCACAATACTGTCTTCTTTGATGGTAACATGCGAGCTCTTGATGGTCTTCAAGGCCCAGTTTATGTGGGAACGGGTTGCATGTTTCGAAGATTTGCACTATATGGTTTTAACCCTCCCTTGGTGGATCAGGTAAACCCTAAAAAAGGTGAAAGTGAGTCTGAAATGCAAGCATTGAGTGCTAGTGAATTTGATAGAGATCTAGATGTGAACCTATTGCCAAAACGTTTTGGTAATTATACCATGTTAGCCGAGAGCATACCCATTGCTGAGTTCCAAGGTCGGCCGCTTGCAGATCATCCGGCAGTCAAGTATGGACGTCCACCTGGTGCTCTTAGGGTACCTCGTGACCCACTTGATGCCACCACTGTAGCAGAGGCCGTATCTGTCATTTCTTGTTG gtACGAGGACAAGACAGAGTGGGGATATAGGGTAGGATGGATTTATGGGTCAGTGACAGAAGACGTGGTTACAGGGTATCGCATGCACAATCGTGGATGGCGTTCTGTGTATTGTGTAACAAAAAGAGACTCGTTTCGCGGATCCGCACCAATTAATCTCACTGATCGACTGCACCAGGTGTTGCGATGGGCCACAGGCTCTGTTGAAATCTTCTTCTCAAAGAATAATGCTTTACTTGCAAGTCGGCGCCTTAATTTTCTTCAAAGACTCGCTTACCTCAATGTTGGCATATACCCATTCACCTCTGTGTTCCTTATTGTGTATTGTTTCCTCCCTGCACTTTCTCTATTTTCTGGGTTCTTCATTGTCCAAACTCTTAGCATTGCCTTCTTGATCTACTTGCTTACCATCACCATATGTTTGGTTTTGTTGGCCATTCTTGAGGTAAAATGGTCTGGTGTTGAGTTAGAGCAATGGTGGAGAAACGAACAATTTTGGCTCATTTCTGGAACTAGTGCTCACTTTGCTGCTGTGGTTCAAGGACTCCTTAAGGTCATTGCTGGTATTGAAATTAATTTCACATTGACATCCAAATCTGCGGCAGAGGACGATGAAGATATATATGCAGATTTGTATATAGTTAAGTGGTCCTCCCTGATGATTCCACCCATTGTTATTGCTATGGTGAATATTATTGCCATTGTGGTTGCATTTTCTAGGACAATTTTCAGCGTATATCCAGATTGGAGCAAGTTTATTGGAGGTGCTTTCTTTAGTTTTTGGGTGCTTGCTCATTTGTATCCATTTGCAAAAGGGTTGATGGGGAGGAGAGGAAAGACCCCAACCATTGTGTATGTTTGGGCAGGTCTCGTTGCCATTACAATTTCTTTGTTGTGGATTGCCATTAGCCCACCCAAGGGAGGCGCAAAAGGTGTTAAGACAGAATTCCAATTTCCATGA